The following coding sequences are from one Paenibacillus sp. JDR-2 window:
- a CDS encoding ABC transporter substrate-binding protein, giving the protein MNRFYQTSVWSVILLIMLVAAGCSNSNKPANNAASAEATVAPTPEASVEPATRAYKDATGKELQIPSQPQKIAAINYVGDLLALGVKPAYTTDYNLTTYGELLSGAKSVGDRPVNVESVTAAAPDLIITDDTGDDSEYSQLAKIAPTAKLAFWSPDPYEHLNSLATMLGKEEEAASWISAYEAKAKTAKDEIGKQIQPGETGLLLIVSGQDMGVSGVRNGGFTLYRQLGFTPPAKLQPLLDKDENFGWETVTLEGLADINPDHLFVEMDDASEVTKQTFDKLMKSEVLKGLNASKKNQIYTVTNQWGLGDATSLNAQLDEALAQFKK; this is encoded by the coding sequence ATGAACCGCTTTTATCAAACGTCTGTCTGGAGCGTGATCCTGCTTATTATGCTGGTTGCGGCAGGCTGCTCCAATTCGAACAAACCTGCTAATAACGCCGCTTCTGCTGAGGCAACCGTAGCTCCTACTCCGGAAGCATCGGTTGAGCCGGCTACACGCGCTTATAAGGATGCAACGGGCAAGGAGCTGCAAATTCCTTCTCAGCCTCAAAAAATCGCAGCGATTAACTATGTTGGGGATCTGCTTGCCTTAGGTGTTAAACCTGCCTATACAACCGATTATAATTTGACGACGTACGGAGAACTGTTATCCGGCGCCAAGTCGGTTGGAGACCGTCCGGTCAATGTGGAAAGCGTCACGGCTGCCGCTCCGGACCTTATTATTACGGACGATACGGGCGATGACTCGGAATATAGTCAATTAGCGAAGATTGCTCCAACCGCCAAGCTTGCTTTCTGGTCCCCGGATCCCTACGAGCATCTGAACAGCCTGGCAACGATGCTTGGCAAGGAAGAAGAAGCGGCAAGCTGGATTTCCGCTTATGAAGCGAAAGCCAAAACGGCAAAGGATGAGATCGGCAAACAGATTCAACCGGGCGAAACCGGTCTGCTTCTTATTGTTTCCGGGCAGGACATGGGGGTCTCCGGCGTTCGCAACGGCGGCTTCACGTTATACCGTCAGCTTGGCTTTACTCCTCCCGCGAAGCTGCAGCCGCTGCTGGACAAAGACGAGAACTTTGGCTGGGAGACGGTAACGCTTGAAGGATTGGCCGACATTAACCCGGATCATTTGTTCGTGGAGATGGACGACGCTTCGGAAGTAACGAAGCAGACCTTCGATAAGCTGATGAAGAGCGAAGTGCTGAAAGGCCTTAACGCCTCCAAAAAAAATCAAATCTATACGGTAACGAATCAATGGGGACTTGGCGATGCGACCTCATTAAACGCGCAGCTCGACGAAGCTTTGGCTCAATTTAAAAAGTAA
- a CDS encoding carbohydrate ABC transporter permease, translating to MVGGKSLGDRTFFVTNTVIMVVIMIVTVYPFWYAIISSLNSGIDLQRGPVFLWPRIFTWASWRAVLADPGLLSAAWITISRTAFVTIISIFYTAMFAYAFSRPYLKWRKWYMALGFTSMYFSGGLIPSFLLINWLHLYDNYWVYIIPSLFGGFWNVIILNANYKAIPDALFESAKLDGASEFSIFLRLVLPLSKPVLAALSIFTAVGIWNDYGTTLYFTQSNDLQTLQYLILKLLQTSSAVEQLSSSASLSNPAVSELLSLAQGQGEITSRTIELASMVIASIPMIVMYPFAQRFFISGVLLGSVKG from the coding sequence ATGGTTGGAGGAAAGTCTCTAGGAGACCGTACATTTTTCGTTACGAATACAGTAATCATGGTCGTGATCATGATTGTGACCGTATATCCTTTTTGGTACGCCATTATCAGTTCCCTGAACAGCGGGATTGATCTGCAGCGCGGACCGGTGTTTCTATGGCCTCGCATTTTTACTTGGGCGAGCTGGCGCGCGGTTCTGGCCGACCCTGGTCTGCTCAGCGCAGCTTGGATTACGATATCCCGTACGGCGTTCGTAACGATCATCTCGATTTTTTATACGGCGATGTTCGCTTACGCCTTCTCGCGTCCCTACTTAAAGTGGAGAAAATGGTATATGGCGCTTGGATTTACGAGCATGTATTTCAGCGGCGGCCTTATCCCGTCTTTTCTATTGATCAACTGGCTCCATCTCTATGATAATTATTGGGTATACATTATTCCTTCTTTGTTTGGAGGCTTCTGGAACGTTATTATTCTGAATGCGAATTACAAAGCGATTCCGGATGCTTTGTTTGAATCCGCCAAGCTGGACGGGGCAAGCGAATTCTCGATTTTCCTGCGCCTCGTTCTGCCTCTGTCCAAGCCGGTATTGGCGGCATTGTCGATCTTTACGGCGGTCGGAATCTGGAACGATTACGGAACAACGCTTTATTTTACGCAGTCCAATGACCTCCAGACCCTGCAGTATTTGATTCTGAAGCTGCTTCAGACAAGCTCGGCGGTAGAGCAGCTGTCAAGCTCGGCCTCGCTGTCCAATCCCGCGGTATCCGAGCTGCTGTCTCTGGCGCAAGGACAAGGAGAGATTACGTCGCGTACGATCGAATTAGCCTCCATGGTAATCGCGTCGATTCCGATGATTGTCATGTACCCGTTTGCGCAGCGGTTCTTTATTTCGGGCGTATTGCTAGGATCGGTAAAAGGTTAA
- a CDS encoding family 43 glycosylhydrolase, translating to MKAPLFRDPIYDGATDPTVIYNRETKEWWMVYTSRRATAEGPGVAWVHGSDLGVATSADGGRSWVYRGTLPGLDFEWGRNTFWAPEIYWHDGIYHMYVSYIQGIRVQWTGDRRIIHYTSKNLIDWQLEGPLSLSSNRVIDVCVHELPGGGFRMWYKDEEHGSATYAADSEDLYHWHSARPVLTHRGHEGPNVFRFKGSYWMIIDEWRGQGVYRSDNLDNWERNGMILETPGVRKDDAWIGHHADVVVSGDEAYVFYFTHPGRYGMQEGAKEGYEQRRSSVQAARLDVRDGILVCDRDEDFEMNLIAE from the coding sequence ATGAAAGCACCTTTATTCAGAGATCCGATCTATGACGGGGCAACGGATCCTACGGTCATCTATAACCGGGAAACAAAAGAATGGTGGATGGTTTATACGAGCAGACGGGCAACGGCTGAAGGGCCTGGGGTCGCTTGGGTGCATGGCTCCGATCTTGGAGTCGCCACGTCTGCGGATGGCGGACGGAGCTGGGTTTACCGGGGGACGTTGCCAGGGCTTGATTTCGAGTGGGGGCGCAATACGTTCTGGGCACCGGAAATCTATTGGCATGATGGCATCTATCATATGTACGTCAGCTATATTCAAGGCATCCGGGTGCAGTGGACGGGAGATCGCCGGATTATTCATTATACGAGCAAAAACCTGATCGACTGGCAGTTGGAAGGACCGCTCTCGCTAAGCTCGAATCGCGTGATTGACGTATGCGTCCATGAGCTTCCGGGAGGAGGCTTCCGGATGTGGTATAAGGATGAAGAGCATGGATCGGCTACTTACGCGGCGGACAGCGAGGATTTGTACCATTGGCATAGCGCCAGACCCGTACTTACGCATCGCGGGCATGAAGGACCAAATGTATTCCGGTTCAAGGGCAGCTATTGGATGATTATCGACGAATGGAGAGGCCAAGGCGTTTACCGCTCCGATAACTTGGACAATTGGGAGCGGAACGGGATGATTCTCGAAACTCCAGGCGTTCGGAAGGATGACGCATGGATTGGCCATCATGCGGATGTAGTCGTCTCCGGGGACGAAGCGTATGTCTTTTATTTCACTCATCCGGGACGTTACGGGATGCAAGAGGGAGCAAAAGAAGGATACGAGCAGCGCCGGTCATCCGTTCAAGCAGCACGGCTCGATGTGCGGGACGGGATTCTCGTATGCGACCGCGACGAGGATTTTGAGATGAACTTGATAGCGGAATAA